Proteins encoded in a region of the Planktothrix tepida PCC 9214 genome:
- a CDS encoding nSTAND1 domain-containing NTPase has translation MNRLLDSQAVASVNQQGLHRLVRSVSLSQGQFSLVLVRCNSSQLRQQVLQAVQADSEITIELLILSAQTSTLYTTLSEYVQTHSPSALMILGLETVENLDALLSSTNQVRDEFRKQFNFPVILWITDDIATQLIRLAPDFKSWAAATIKFQLTTAELLDYLKLQANTLFTLAELKIKAWEPETQQTFQSSVSRSYPSDFAINSNRRRELELHWQDLQNRGYELDPALEAFRQFIFAQDCDANDHSEKARQHYQQSLAFLQHECLQKDVGCWFTVNRQGIVLFHIALTYCIQATRNPGIKHTLLLEAKNYFEQSQQIFEQAGRPDLAAGVLSHLGEVLQRLQLWEELQELAISGLKMHLIYGTASQLAQDYGFMAEVALRRSQWNQALALAQLALTILPELNRTASRGQCLLLLARCYQQQREWLQARQELELALEQTKPQYNPQLYLDILGELRNIYYHQGQYRKAFRIKKKQRELEHQYGFRAFIGAAQLQPPKQAINPSSLHGENIVTIAEEMMASCRQQDIQNLLHRLSRDDHKLIIVHGRSGVGKSSLVNAGLVPALKNTAISARGCLPVVIQGYTDWARELERNLANALLNCDTFKYPDESIKKLWYNVIAQSSTKPINFFQKTAETANSFILDSSSFVLKQLTQNADRNLLTVLIFDQFEEFFFVSQHQARRKIFYDFLKICLDLPFVKIIFSLREDYLHYLLECDYLLNLEAINNNILDKKIRYHLRDFTLAEAKTVIDRLTQRAKLKLEPALINALVADLADERQEVRPIELQVVGAQLQEEGEHGITTLSAYQKLGLNPKAELIKHSIEQVIQDCGQENEDAAWEVLFALTDEKFTRPIKTKAELITAARRRQEEADKGTRGWGDKGTGRLGDGGTRGLGDGGINTILAGGQHFDPSASSGHCKLSAKLSTIVEDREEPEAFIDVILESGLLLRRREEPEDRYQLLHDYLVLPIRQRYALQEQQRQQDIQQRLNQVQAEKYQAEAALEKMSREQLLKRNQLLQQLLGVSMVVALLLGFTTKVATHQQRRADQQKQLADLATLTASSEALFFSQYKFDALMEALRAARQFQQLKATTAQSPELTTMETRIAATLQQAVYGIGERNRLEGHLDVAWDVSFSPDGKTMASGSFDKTVKLWTPEGQLLQTLVGHTASVTSVSFSPDGQLLASASQDGIIKLWSLEAEVTKVRGQMSVPLVTLRGHHKSVSCVTFSPDGRLIASVSEDHQLKLWSRDGKLLRTFVNGAALTSVAFSPDGGVLAIALANGMVTILELDGTILYNLDHTQDPKETVYKVQFSPNGKFIATVGQDQTLKLWNRRGQLLKTLKGDGSRVYGVHFSPDSKLLATSSDDKNIYLWTVEGTLLKQWQGHGDKVTNVQFSPDGKTLASSSYDKTVKLWNIDHIPLKTLTGHQHRVLGVSFSPNGEIFASASQDKTVKLWSRTGALLTTLTGHQDRVATVSFSPDGELLATASYDHTVKLWQLSADAETPQTSSRRLFQFGMFRGIPWLFNRRTTALPVQKKRVSVESIQLLNSWIAHDDSIMSVTFSPDGETIATASKDKTVKLWNRQGELLHTLIGHHLWVNSVTFSPDGQVIVTSSDDGTIKLWNHQGTLLKTIAGHQGLILSVSFSPDGQVIASAGYDNTVKLWDSKGNYLKTLLKGSSDSVTSVVFSPDSQLIASASFDGTVKLWSRQDGTLLKTLVGHRDGVMGISFSPDGQVLVSASRDKTLIMWNLDLDNLIDRACDWVYDYLRTNPKVGNSDRYLCHL, from the coding sequence ATGAATAGACTATTGGATTCTCAAGCAGTAGCCTCAGTTAATCAACAAGGTTTACATCGATTAGTGCGCTCGGTTTCCCTATCTCAAGGACAATTTTCCTTAGTCTTAGTGCGATGCAATTCTAGTCAACTCAGACAACAAGTGCTTCAGGCTGTACAAGCTGATTCTGAAATTACAATTGAACTTCTCATCCTCTCTGCTCAAACGTCAACCCTGTATACAACCTTATCAGAATACGTTCAAACCCATTCCCCGTCAGCATTGATGATTCTAGGGTTAGAAACCGTTGAAAATCTCGATGCTCTTCTGAGTTCAACGAATCAAGTTCGGGATGAATTTCGTAAACAATTTAATTTTCCTGTGATTTTATGGATTACCGATGATATAGCAACACAGTTAATTCGTCTAGCACCGGATTTTAAAAGTTGGGCAGCCGCAACGATTAAATTTCAATTAACAACGGCGGAGTTATTAGATTATTTAAAATTACAAGCTAATACCCTTTTTACCTTGGCAGAACTCAAAATTAAAGCTTGGGAACCGGAAACACAACAAACCTTTCAATCTTCCGTTTCTCGGAGTTATCCGTCTGACTTTGCCATCAATTCTAATCGTCGCCGAGAACTTGAACTCCATTGGCAAGATTTACAAAATCGAGGTTATGAATTAGACCCAGCGTTAGAAGCGTTTCGTCAGTTTATTTTCGCTCAAGATTGCGATGCTAATGACCACAGTGAAAAAGCTCGCCAACATTATCAACAAAGTTTAGCTTTTCTACAACATGAATGTCTTCAGAAAGATGTAGGGTGTTGGTTCACGGTCAACCGTCAGGGAATTGTTCTCTTTCATATTGCCTTAACTTATTGCATTCAAGCTACAAGAAATCCAGGGATAAAACACACATTATTACTGGAAGCTAAAAATTATTTTGAGCAAAGTCAGCAGATTTTTGAACAAGCTGGACGACCGGATTTAGCAGCAGGAGTTCTCTCCCATTTAGGAGAAGTTTTACAACGTTTACAATTATGGGAGGAGTTACAAGAATTAGCCATCTCTGGGTTAAAAATGCACCTGATTTATGGAACCGCTAGCCAACTCGCTCAAGATTATGGGTTTATGGCAGAGGTGGCGTTACGACGGTCGCAATGGAATCAAGCCCTTGCTTTAGCGCAATTGGCGTTAACAATTTTACCCGAATTGAATCGAACAGCAAGTCGAGGACAATGTTTATTATTATTAGCACGCTGTTATCAACAGCAGCGAGAATGGCTACAAGCGCGGCAAGAATTAGAATTAGCTTTAGAGCAAACAAAACCTCAATATAATCCACAGTTGTATCTGGATATTTTGGGAGAATTACGGAATATTTACTATCATCAAGGTCAGTATCGTAAAGCGTTTAGAATCAAGAAAAAACAACGAGAACTTGAGCATCAATATGGATTCCGAGCGTTTATTGGGGCTGCCCAACTTCAACCGCCTAAACAAGCGATAAATCCCTCTAGTCTTCATGGGGAAAATATCGTAACTATTGCGGAAGAAATGATGGCATCCTGTCGCCAACAGGATATTCAGAATTTGCTGCATCGATTAAGTCGAGATGATCACAAATTGATTATTGTTCATGGGCGTTCTGGCGTGGGCAAAAGTTCTTTAGTCAATGCAGGTTTAGTTCCAGCCTTGAAGAATACGGCGATTAGTGCTAGAGGTTGTTTACCCGTTGTGATTCAGGGTTATACGGATTGGGCCAGAGAATTAGAACGTAATTTAGCCAATGCTTTACTGAATTGTGATACCTTCAAATATCCTGATGAATCCATTAAAAAACTCTGGTATAACGTGATTGCTCAATCCTCAACTAAACCGATTAACTTTTTCCAAAAAACCGCAGAAACAGCTAATTCTTTTATTCTTGATTCGTCTTCTTTTGTGTTAAAACAATTGACTCAAAATGCAGATCGAAATTTACTAACGGTTTTGATTTTTGATCAATTTGAAGAATTCTTTTTTGTCTCTCAGCATCAAGCTAGACGAAAAATATTTTATGATTTTTTGAAAATTTGCTTGGATTTACCGTTTGTTAAAATTATTTTTTCTTTAAGGGAAGATTATCTTCACTATCTTTTGGAATGTGATTATTTATTAAATTTAGAAGCAATTAATAATAACATTTTGGACAAAAAAATCCGCTATCATTTGCGAGATTTTACTTTAGCTGAAGCAAAAACAGTGATTGACCGATTAACGCAACGAGCTAAATTAAAATTAGAACCCGCTTTAATTAATGCTTTAGTCGCCGATTTAGCGGATGAACGTCAAGAAGTTAGACCCATTGAATTGCAAGTTGTGGGTGCTCAACTTCAGGAAGAAGGAGAACATGGAATTACCACCTTATCGGCTTATCAAAAATTGGGACTTAATCCCAAAGCCGAATTAATTAAACATTCCATTGAACAAGTGATTCAAGATTGTGGTCAAGAAAACGAAGATGCGGCGTGGGAAGTGTTATTTGCCTTAACAGATGAAAAATTTACTCGCCCCATTAAAACAAAAGCTGAATTAATTACAGCCGCTAGGAGGAGACAAGAAGAGGCGGACAAGGGGACAAGGGGATGGGGGGACAAGGGGACGGGGAGACTAGGGGATGGGGGGACTAGGGGACTAGGAGATGGGGGGATCAACACGATTTTAGCGGGTGGTCAACACTTCGACCCTTCGGCAAGCTCAGGGCATTGCAAACTCAGTGCCAAGCTGTCAACAATTGTTGAAGATCGGGAGGAACCTGAAGCCTTTATTGATGTAATATTAGAATCCGGTTTGCTGTTACGAAGACGGGAGGAACCGGAAGATCGATATCAATTGCTGCATGATTATTTAGTATTACCAATTCGCCAACGATATGCCTTGCAAGAACAACAGCGCCAGCAAGATATTCAGCAGCGTTTAAACCAAGTTCAAGCTGAAAAATATCAAGCAGAAGCCGCTTTAGAAAAAATGAGTCGAGAGCAATTGTTAAAACGCAATCAACTCTTACAACAGTTGTTAGGTGTTTCGATGGTGGTTGCCCTATTATTGGGTTTTACAACAAAAGTAGCGACTCATCAACAGCGACGGGCTGATCAACAAAAACAACTGGCAGATTTAGCAACCTTAACGGCTTCTTCCGAAGCACTTTTCTTCTCACAATATAAGTTTGATGCCTTAATGGAAGCTTTAAGGGCGGCTCGACAATTTCAACAATTGAAAGCCACAACAGCCCAGAGTCCTGAACTGACCACGATGGAAACTCGAATTGCAGCCACATTACAGCAGGCGGTGTATGGTATTGGAGAACGCAACCGTTTAGAAGGACATCTGGATGTCGCCTGGGATGTCTCTTTTAGTCCCGATGGTAAAACCATGGCTTCTGGGAGCTTTGATAAAACCGTTAAATTGTGGACACCTGAAGGTCAACTTTTACAAACCTTAGTCGGTCATACCGCCAGTGTCACGAGCGTTAGTTTCAGTCCCGATGGTCAATTACTCGCCTCTGCATCTCAGGATGGAATAATTAAACTTTGGTCTTTAGAGGCGGAGGTAACAAAAGTTAGGGGCCAGATGTCTGTTCCCTTAGTAACACTCCGAGGTCATCACAAAAGCGTTTCCTGTGTCACCTTTTCACCGGATGGCCGTTTGATAGCTTCGGTATCTGAAGATCATCAATTAAAATTATGGAGTCGAGACGGGAAATTATTACGAACGTTTGTGAATGGGGCGGCGTTAACGTCCGTGGCGTTTAGCCCTGATGGTGGCGTTTTAGCCATCGCTCTTGCTAATGGCATGGTAACCATTTTGGAATTGGATGGAACAATTCTCTACAATTTAGACCATACCCAAGATCCGAAGGAAACGGTTTATAAAGTCCAATTTTCTCCCAATGGTAAATTCATAGCCACGGTGGGACAAGATCAAACGCTGAAACTGTGGAACCGTCGCGGTCAACTGTTAAAAACCTTAAAGGGAGATGGCTCCAGAGTTTATGGGGTTCATTTTTCTCCCGATAGCAAATTATTAGCGACTTCTAGTGACGATAAGAATATTTATTTATGGACAGTGGAAGGAACGTTATTAAAACAATGGCAAGGACATGGGGATAAAGTCACGAATGTTCAATTTTCTCCCGATGGCAAGACTTTAGCGTCTTCTAGTTATGACAAAACGGTAAAACTATGGAATATTGATCACATTCCTCTGAAAACCCTGACTGGACATCAACATCGAGTTTTAGGGGTAAGTTTTAGCCCTAATGGTGAGATATTTGCCTCGGCGAGTCAGGATAAAACCGTGAAGTTGTGGAGTCGTACAGGAGCATTATTAACGACATTAACCGGACATCAAGATCGGGTGGCGACGGTGAGTTTTAGCCCGGATGGTGAACTGTTAGCAACAGCCAGCTATGACCATACGGTGAAATTGTGGCAACTCAGTGCTGATGCCGAAACCCCCCAAACATCCTCTAGGCGGTTATTTCAGTTTGGGATGTTCCGGGGAATTCCTTGGCTGTTTAATCGCAGGACAACGGCGTTACCTGTTCAGAAAAAGCGAGTTTCCGTAGAATCAATTCAATTGCTCAACAGTTGGATTGCTCATGATGATAGCATTATGAGTGTTACCTTCAGCCCTGATGGGGAAACGATTGCCACAGCCAGTAAGGATAAAACAGTGAAATTGTGGAACCGCCAGGGGGAATTATTACACACCTTAATTGGACATCATTTATGGGTTAATAGTGTTACGTTTAGCCCGGATGGTCAAGTGATTGTGACTTCTAGTGACGATGGAACGATTAAACTGTGGAATCATCAGGGAACTTTGTTAAAAACGATTGCGGGCCATCAAGGTTTGATTCTCAGCGTCAGTTTTAGCCCCGATGGTCAAGTCATTGCGTCCGCCGGCTATGACAATACGGTTAAACTGTGGGATAGCAAGGGGAACTATCTCAAAACATTATTAAAGGGATCAAGTGATAGTGTAACCAGTGTAGTGTTTAGTCCCGATAGTCAGTTAATTGCCTCAGCCAGTTTTGATGGTACGGTTAAACTCTGGAGTCGTCAGGATGGCACATTATTAAAAACATTAGTCGGCCATCGGGATGGCGTCATGGGGATTAGCTTCAGTCCCGATGGTCAGGTTTTAGTGTCCGCCAGTCGGGATAAAACCTTAATTATGTGGAATCTCGATTTGGATAACCTGATTGATCGAGCTTGTGATTGGGTTTACGATTATCTGCGAACAAACCCTAAAGTTGGCAATAGCGATCGCTACCTGTGCCATCTATAG
- a CDS encoding GDSL-type esterase/lipase family protein, which translates to MRTLSPQSFSHFPKPYHPHLPMRIVALGDSLIYGFGDPVGGGWVERLRRLWMSPNHPGHALYNLGVRGNGVAQVSQRLEKEWSHRGEFRNRQPELMILSVGVNDSPRLGRANGRPFTEFEHFHTQLNHLLDQAVNLCPVFFVGMVPVDESKMPFLDCFYYNHADQYRYKQATQLACEQRQIPYLDIFDLWLKRGEHWRRLHLSADGLHPNIRGYQALLHDILNWEPMSGLHTYLPSWETSA; encoded by the coding sequence ATGCGAACCCTTTCTCCTCAATCTTTTTCCCATTTTCCTAAGCCTTATCACCCCCATCTTCCCATGAGGATTGTTGCTCTCGGAGACAGTCTAATTTATGGATTTGGTGATCCCGTTGGTGGGGGTTGGGTAGAACGCTTACGTCGCCTGTGGATGTCTCCCAACCATCCCGGTCATGCCCTCTATAATTTAGGGGTGCGAGGAAATGGTGTCGCTCAAGTTTCCCAACGGCTGGAAAAAGAATGGAGTCACCGAGGAGAATTCCGAAATCGTCAGCCTGAATTAATGATTCTGTCCGTTGGGGTGAATGATTCTCCCCGGTTAGGACGAGCAAATGGAAGGCCATTTACAGAATTTGAACACTTTCATACCCAACTGAATCATTTGTTAGATCAAGCCGTCAATTTGTGTCCGGTTTTCTTTGTGGGAATGGTGCCTGTGGATGAAAGTAAGATGCCATTTCTCGATTGTTTTTATTATAATCACGCTGACCAGTACCGCTACAAACAAGCCACCCAGTTAGCTTGTGAACAACGTCAGATTCCCTATCTCGATATTTTTGACCTGTGGTTGAAACGAGGAGAACATTGGCGACGGCTACACTTAAGTGCTGATGGTCTTCATCCCAATATCCGAGGCTATCAAGCCTTATTACACGATATTCTCAACTGGGAACCCATGTCTGGTCTTCACACCTATCTGCCTTCTTGGGAAACCAGCGCTTGA
- a CDS encoding class III poly(R)-hydroxyalkanoic acid synthase subunit PhaC: MLPFLTQLSLEDTTHEYVELTQKLVKGMENLSRLREEDIEVGFSPKEVVYKEDKVILYRFKSQVEKPFQIPVLIVYALVNRPFMVDLQEDRSLVANLLKLGLDVYLLDWGYPTRADRWLTLDDYLNGYLDNCVDFICKTHQLDKINLLGICQGGTFSLCYSSMHPDKVKNLIVMVTPVDFKMKNTLLNMRGGCTLGSDALDVDLMIDAMGNVPGDFLNLEFLMLKPLQLGYQKYLDLPDIMSSQDKLLNFMRMEKWIFDSPDQAGEAYRQFLKDFYQGNKLIKGEVVIGEKQVNLKAVNMPVLNLYAEKDHLVDPSSSIALKQYVGSKDYTVQSFPVGHIGMYVSGKVQRDLPPTIANWLKARG; the protein is encoded by the coding sequence ATGTTACCTTTTTTAACTCAATTAAGTTTGGAAGATACCACCCACGAATATGTGGAGTTAACGCAAAAACTCGTGAAAGGTATGGAAAATTTAAGCCGTTTACGAGAAGAAGATATTGAAGTAGGTTTTTCTCCTAAAGAAGTGGTTTATAAGGAAGATAAAGTGATTTTATATCGCTTTAAATCCCAAGTTGAAAAACCCTTTCAAATTCCGGTTTTAATTGTTTATGCCTTAGTTAACCGTCCGTTTATGGTTGACTTACAGGAAGATCGATCCTTAGTTGCTAATTTGTTAAAATTGGGATTAGATGTTTATTTACTCGACTGGGGATATCCGACTCGCGCCGATCGTTGGTTAACCTTAGATGACTACTTAAATGGTTATCTGGATAACTGTGTCGATTTTATTTGCAAAACCCATCAATTAGACAAAATTAATCTGTTAGGAATTTGTCAAGGGGGAACCTTTAGTCTCTGTTATAGTTCCATGCACCCCGACAAGGTGAAGAACTTAATTGTGATGGTGACTCCCGTTGATTTTAAAATGAAAAATACCCTGCTCAATATGCGGGGAGGTTGTACCCTAGGTTCTGATGCGTTAGATGTCGATTTAATGATTGATGCGATGGGGAATGTTCCCGGAGATTTCCTCAATCTTGAATTTTTGATGCTCAAACCGTTGCAATTGGGATATCAAAAATATTTGGATTTACCAGATATTATGAGCAGTCAAGATAAATTGCTGAATTTTATGCGGATGGAAAAATGGATTTTTGATAGTCCAGATCAAGCTGGAGAAGCCTATCGGCAGTTTTTAAAAGATTTCTACCAAGGCAATAAATTAATTAAAGGTGAAGTTGTGATTGGGGAGAAACAGGTGAATTTAAAAGCGGTGAATATGCCTGTTTTAAATCTGTATGCGGAGAAAGATCATTTAGTAGATCCATCATCTTCTATCGCCTTAAAACAATATGTGGGTAGTAAAGATTATACCGTCCAATCTTTCCCCGTCGGACATATTGGAATGTATGTGAGTGGGAAAGTGCAACGGGATTTACCCCCCACTATTGCCAATTGGTTAAAAGCCAGAGGTTAA
- the phaE gene encoding class III poly(R)-hydroxyalkanoic acid synthase subunit PhaE, with amino-acid sequence MDKETATWNDLTGNWVNAWTDAGTQIWKAWFNQMGVATEENGNAETKPNMTALTERFTQNQQLLMRFLKLSFDAWQDILPKVQAGEDWQKTLTNYTAQIRKQLDDFSLGNQKINQDTTQLWQLYSQQIQKFNQVWMAYMESSLGPLNQTWTGNSQPWIELNNLYWEMFYQPTFGNFLQSPTLGITREFNNKILKGFDQWTNLYRASNNYQILLSDIQVKSFEALIQKLVELAEKGEPVTDWRKFQDLWSIVSDDIFEKTFVSEENLKVHGDFLNALNAYRIQQQELMESWMKAMNMPSRSEVDEIHKTVYELRKEVKRLKKTLAKYEPES; translated from the coding sequence ATGGATAAAGAAACCGCAACTTGGAATGATTTAACCGGAAATTGGGTGAATGCTTGGACAGATGCAGGAACTCAAATTTGGAAAGCTTGGTTTAATCAAATGGGAGTAGCAACCGAAGAAAACGGAAATGCGGAAACCAAACCCAATATGACCGCTTTAACAGAACGGTTTACGCAGAATCAACAGTTATTAATGCGTTTTCTGAAGTTGTCTTTTGATGCTTGGCAAGATATTTTACCGAAAGTTCAAGCCGGAGAGGATTGGCAAAAAACCTTAACGAATTATACCGCCCAAATTCGCAAACAATTAGATGATTTTTCCCTCGGAAATCAAAAAATCAATCAAGATACCACTCAACTTTGGCAATTATATTCTCAACAAATCCAAAAATTTAATCAAGTTTGGATGGCTTATATGGAGTCTTCCCTTGGGCCATTAAACCAAACTTGGACAGGAAATAGCCAACCTTGGATCGAACTGAATAACCTGTATTGGGAGATGTTTTATCAACCCACCTTTGGGAATTTTCTGCAAAGTCCCACCCTAGGAATTACACGGGAATTTAATAATAAAATTCTCAAAGGATTTGATCAATGGACAAATCTTTATCGCGCTAGTAACAATTATCAAATTTTATTATCCGATATTCAAGTTAAGTCCTTTGAAGCCTTAATTCAAAAGTTAGTTGAGTTAGCTGAAAAAGGCGAACCCGTTACCGACTGGAGGAAATTCCAAGATCTCTGGAGTATCGTTTCTGATGATATTTTTGAGAAGACTTTTGTTTCGGAAGAAAATCTCAAAGTTCATGGAGATTTTCTCAATGCTTTAAATGCCTATCGCATTCAACAACAAGAATTAATGGAATCTTGGATGAAAGCGATGAATATGCCCTCTCGCAGCGAAGTGGATGAAATTCATAAAACCGTTTATGAACTGCGAAAAGAAGTTAAACGGTTGAAAAAAACTTTGGCAAAGTATGAACCAGAAAGTTAA
- the phaB gene encoding acetoacetyl-CoA reductase PhaB, producing MVSLGLEDKVIFVTGGGRGIGATIVSLLTELGAKVAFVDINIPDDHPAAFATKADVTNLEEMEAVGKKIAKKLGPVYGVVANAGITRDNFFGKLSPADWDAVINVNLKGVVNTIKPFVAGMYEQKSGSIVAISSISGDRGNAGQTNYAATKAAVIGLVKSLAREAARYNVRANAIAPGFINTEMTKVIADNIKEKIIAEIPFRRFGEPEDIAWACAFLLSPVASSYVTGEVLRVNGAHHT from the coding sequence ATGGTTTCTTTAGGTTTAGAAGATAAAGTCATTTTTGTCACGGGTGGCGGTCGAGGAATTGGGGCAACAATTGTCTCTTTATTAACCGAATTAGGGGCAAAAGTTGCTTTTGTCGATATTAATATTCCCGATGATCATCCGGCTGCCTTTGCAACGAAAGCCGATGTCACGAATTTAGAAGAAATGGAGGCTGTTGGCAAAAAAATTGCTAAAAAATTAGGGCCGGTTTATGGGGTTGTGGCTAACGCTGGGATTACCCGTGATAACTTTTTTGGGAAACTGTCTCCCGCCGATTGGGATGCGGTGATTAATGTTAATTTAAAAGGGGTTGTGAATACGATTAAACCCTTTGTTGCGGGAATGTATGAACAAAAATCTGGGTCAATTGTTGCCATTAGTTCGATTTCAGGTGATCGCGGTAATGCGGGTCAAACCAACTATGCCGCAACGAAAGCGGCTGTGATTGGTTTAGTCAAATCTTTAGCTAGAGAAGCGGCGCGTTATAATGTACGGGCAAATGCGATCGCCCCTGGATTTATTAATACCGAAATGACCAAAGTGATCGCCGATAATATCAAAGAAAAAATTATTGCAGAAATCCCATTCCGTCGCTTTGGAGAACCCGAAGATATTGCTTGGGCTTGTGCATTTCTGTTATCTCCAGTTGCTAGTAGTTATGTAACCGGAGAAGTCCTCAGAGTTAATGGAGCCCATCATACTTAA